One region of Wolbachia endosymbiont of Drosophila innubila genomic DNA includes:
- a CDS encoding ABC transporter permease translates to MFLRVFKNIFLFLVSILFVCPILSLISILFTDSANSEWVISTLFPEYILSTLILMVGVGGISFIFGVIPAWLTTFFSFPGSKIFEIALFFPISIPGYIVAFVYVNTLEFSGPVQSLLRDILDWSKGDYWFPEIKSLGGGILVMGFSLYPYVYMLVRSSLKNVSNSVTIASTLGFSSLKSLFSVIIPSIRPSIIAGLSLVLMEVITDFGTPQFLAIDTFTTGIYRTWFLLHDKYSTTVLAVAELIFVVILIAIEKKLQKKGISYSSINTNSDYHNKRSISGAMPLIFPYLMCVLPILIGFILPMIPLIYWSIEKGFFIYEARFYNIIANSISLSFITALISISIAIMIGYTARKNKVINNIARLISLGYAIPNAIIAISIIIFLSRISSFITQYVVEISLVGTIGALVYSYLFRFFAISFKAVESGLKKTPNEIEWTAYTMGHGPISTCLNVHIPLIKKSILSGFLLVFMDTIKELTATLIIRPFNFETISTRIYELVSDERYREAAPFSLIIVIIGLISTITLFTLDDKDKK, encoded by the coding sequence ATGTTTTTAAGAGTATTTAAAAATATATTCTTATTTTTAGTAAGCATATTATTCGTCTGCCCAATATTATCATTAATATCAATCTTATTTACAGATTCAGCGAATTCCGAATGGGTAATCAGTACACTTTTTCCTGAATATATACTGAGTACGTTAATTTTGATGGTAGGAGTAGGGGGAATATCTTTCATATTTGGAGTAATTCCAGCTTGGCTCACCACATTTTTTTCATTTCCTGGAAGTAAAATTTTTGAGATTGCTTTGTTCTTTCCGATATCGATTCCTGGATATATAGTAGCGTTCGTCTATGTAAATACGCTAGAGTTTTCAGGTCCGGTGCAGAGCTTATTAAGAGACATTTTAGATTGGAGCAAAGGTGACTATTGGTTTCCTGAAATAAAATCCCTAGGTGGTGGAATATTAGTAATGGGATTCAGCCTATATCCATACGTTTATATGTTAGTTCGCTCAAGTCTAAAGAATGTTAGTAACTCAGTCACTATTGCGTCAACGCTTGGGTTCTCCTCATTGAAGAGCCTGTTTTCTGTTATCATACCCTCCATACGCCCATCAATTATAGCTGGGTTGTCTTTGGTACTAATGGAAGTAATTACAGATTTCGGCACACCACAGTTTCTTGCTATCGATACTTTTACGACAGGAATATATCGCACCTGGTTTTTACTGCATGACAAATATTCAACTACTGTTTTAGCAGTTGCAGAATTAATTTTCGTTGTGATACTAATAGCTATCGAAAAAAAACTACAAAAAAAAGGAATATCTTACTCTTCAATCAATACCAATTCGGACTATCACAACAAACGGAGTATAAGTGGCGCTATGCCGTTGATCTTTCCTTATCTTATGTGTGTATTGCCGATCTTAATAGGTTTTATTTTGCCAATGATTCCGCTCATATATTGGAGCATAGAGAAGGGGTTTTTCATATACGAAGCAAGATTCTATAACATAATAGCAAATAGCATTAGTTTATCATTTATCACCGCATTAATCTCAATTAGCATTGCAATAATGATTGGATATACGGCGCGTAAAAATAAGGTAATCAACAATATAGCGCGTCTCATTTCTTTAGGCTACGCAATTCCAAATGCAATTATCGCAATTAGTATAATAATATTTTTAAGCAGAATATCCTCTTTCATTACTCAATATGTTGTGGAAATTAGCTTGGTAGGAACTATTGGCGCATTAGTTTACTCATATTTATTTCGTTTTTTTGCTATATCTTTCAAGGCGGTAGAGTCAGGGCTCAAAAAAACACCAAATGAAATTGAGTGGACTGCATATACTATGGGTCATGGACCTATTTCCACATGTTTGAATGTTCATATCCCTCTCATCAAGAAGAGTATATTATCGGGATTTTTGCTCGTATTTATGGATACTATCAAAGAGCTCACAGCAACACTCATTATAAGACCATTTAATTTTGAAACTATATCAACTAGAATATATGAACTTGTAAGCGATGAGCGCTATAGAGAAGCTGCCCCATTTTCGTTAATAATAGTTATAATAGGCTTAATCTCTACAATAACCTTATTTACACTTGATGATAAGGATAAAAAATAA
- a CDS encoding group II intron maturase-specific domain-containing protein, producing the protein MTFLGCNVRRYNKKLIIKPSKESIKKLNKARTLIKANIANTQAVLIKLLNSLLRGWENYYSHVCAKRAFNKIDHEIMCALWKWAKKKTSS; encoded by the coding sequence TTGACTTTTCTTGGTTGTAATGTACGCAGGTATAATAAGAAGTTAATTATAAAACCTTCAAAAGAAAGTATTAAGAAACTTAATAAAGCACGTACATTGATAAAGGCAAACATAGCGAACACTCAGGCCGTACTAATCAAGTTGCTCAATTCCCTATTAAGGGGATGGGAAAATTACTACAGCCATGTGTGTGCGAAAAGAGCTTTTAACAAAATAGACCATGAAATTATGTGTGCTCTATGGAAATGGGCAAAGAAAAAGACATCCTCGTAA